The following nucleotide sequence is from Halanaerobiales bacterium.
ATTAATGATTGAATATACTGAATATCTTGATGATAATACAATAGAAACTACAAAAGCTGTTGCTGCTGGAGAAAATGTAGTAGTTAAAGGTGAAGATATCGAAAAAGGTGAAACTTTGTTTACTGAAGGGCATAGAGTTAGACCTCGTGATATAGGGGCAATGGCAGGACTTGGTATTACGGAGATTGAGGTTTATAATAAGCCGGAAGTCGCTGTGATTTCTACTGGTGATGAACTTATAGAACCTGGTGAAAAGGCTGGCCCTGGGGAAATAAAAGATATTAATAGTTACTCTATTACATCTTTACTTAGTTCATATGGGGCAGAAACGAAAAGAGCAGGCATAATAAAAGATGAATTTGACTTGTTAAAAAATGCTGTTGAAAAAAATCTTAATTCAGATTTAGTTTTAATTTCTGGAGGTAGCTCAGTTGGCATAAAAGATATGACAATTAAAATTCTAGACTCAATTGGAGAACCTGGGGTTTTACTCCATGGTTTATCTATAAAACCAGGAAAGCCAACTATTCTGGCAATAATAGATGGAACACCTGTAATTGGACTTCCCGGTCACCCTGCTTCAGCCTGGACAGTAACCAGGATTCTTTTAAAACCTATAATTCAATTTTTATTAGGAGAAATTAAAGCTGAAGAGATAGGTAGAATTAATGAAAGTTCAACTGATAATAATTTTGACTATAGTTTTCAGGCAGAATTAACCAGAAATGTAGTTTCAGATAAAGGTAGAGAAGAGTATATACCTGTTCGTTTGTTTAGGGATAATGAAAAATTAATGGCTGAACCAATTTTAGGAAAATCAAGTCTTATTACAACCTTAGTAAGAGGAGATGCTTTAATTAGAATCGATACTTATGAAGAAGGAAAAAATAAAGGTGATAAAATAAAAGTTGAATTAATAGAACCTGAAATATATTAAAAGAAGGGGTTTTTATGAGAAAAATATATTTAAATAAAGTCTCATTAGCTGAAGCAAAACAGAAGTTTTTTGGTAAATTCCATAATTTAAGAACAGAAGCAGAAGAAATAGAAGTTGAAAAAACTATCGGTAGAGTTAGTTCTGAGGCAGTATATGCCAGACGTTCAGCTCCTAATTTTTATGCTTCTGCTATGGACGGTATTGCAGTCAAATCTGAAATTACTGCAGGAGCAAGTGAAAGAAATCCGGTAAAATTAAAAAAGGGGAAAGAAGCTGTATTTGTAGATACAGGTGATCCAGTACCTGATGATTTTGATGCAGTAATAAAAATTGAAAATGTAGTTGAAAATGAAGATATTTTTGAAATAGAAAAAGGAGTAAGTCCCTGGCATAATATTCGAAGTATAGGCGAAAGTGTTGTAAAAAGTCAAATGATCATTCCTTCAAATCATAAAATAAGAGATTTTGACCTTGGAGCTTTAATTGAAGCAGGTGTGAAAAAGATATCGGTTTATAAAAAACCAGAAGTTAAAATAATACCAACAGGTAATGAATTGGTAAAAGGTGATAGTGAATTAAAGAAAGGTCAATTAGTAGAATTTAATTCAAAAATGATAAAATCATCAATTACCAAATGGGGTGGCAGAGCAGGTACTACTGATATTATTCCTGATCAGAAAAAAATGATTCAAAAAAATATTGAAGAAGCTGTAAAAAATAATGATATAACAATTGTTTTAGCAGGCTCTTCAGCCGGGAAAGAAGATTATACGTTAAGAATTTTAGAAGAATTAGGAAGAGTTATAATTCATGGTGTAAATATTATGCCTGGAAAACCAGTGATACTTGCTGAAGTTAATAATAAACCAGTTATTGGTTTGCCTGGATATCCTCTTTCTGCCTTGCTTAATAATAATATATTTGTTAGAAAATTAATTTATTCTCTTCAGGGACTAAAAAGTCCTGAACTTCCAGAAATTGAAGCTAAAGTAAAAAGAAAAATCCCTTCTAATATTGGTTTGGAAGAATTTTTAAGAGTAAATTTAACTGAAATAAATGATGAGATTATTGCTGTCCCTAAAAAGAGAGGTTCAGCAGCTATGGAATCAATAGTTAAGGCAGATGGGATAATACGTATTTCAGAAAATAAAGAAGGTTTAAGTAAGAATGATAAAGCTCCAGTAATTTTATTGGAA
It contains:
- a CDS encoding molybdopterin biosynthesis protein — protein: MRKIYLNKVSLAEAKQKFFGKFHNLRTEAEEIEVEKTIGRVSSEAVYARRSAPNFYASAMDGIAVKSEITAGASERNPVKLKKGKEAVFVDTGDPVPDDFDAVIKIENVVENEDIFEIEKGVSPWHNIRSIGESVVKSQMIIPSNHKIRDFDLGALIEAGVKKISVYKKPEVKIIPTGNELVKGDSELKKGQLVEFNSKMIKSSITKWGGRAGTTDIIPDQKKMIQKNIEEAVKNNDITIVLAGSSAGKEDYTLRILEELGRVIIHGVNIMPGKPVILAEVNNKPVIGLPGYPLSALLNNNIFVRKLIYSLQGLKSPELPEIEAKVKRKIPSNIGLEEFLRVNLTEINDEIIAVPKKRGSAAMESIVKADGIIRISENKEGLSKNDKAPVILLEGKEKIKNNLSLIGSHDLSLDLIQDEIQKNMKDFYLNIQSVGSMAGLMALKRGECQLAGAHLLDPETGNYNLTHLKRIFKDKKMALITLVERQQGFYVKKGNPKNINSISDLLAKDISFINRQRGAGTRVLFDYLLNKNEIEPSEINGYEQEEFTHIAAAIAVGRGSADAALGIEAAAKATEVDFIPVTEERYDLILFEEDLQDKRIEYLISLLRNKETQKKIEKLGGYKTEKTGNISIVGNK
- the glp gene encoding gephyrin-like molybdotransferase Glp, yielding MSEFLDLNNLESFWDKIKINLKNKKFEKEKIAMENSLGRICGEKIQARESLPPFSRSTVDGFAIKARDSAGASANLPTYFEVIGEIEMGEETELEIEEGEAVAIPTGGMLPKGADAVLMIEYTEYLDDNTIETTKAVAAGENVVVKGEDIEKGETLFTEGHRVRPRDIGAMAGLGITEIEVYNKPEVAVISTGDELIEPGEKAGPGEIKDINSYSITSLLSSYGAETKRAGIIKDEFDLLKNAVEKNLNSDLVLISGGSSVGIKDMTIKILDSIGEPGVLLHGLSIKPGKPTILAIIDGTPVIGLPGHPASAWTVTRILLKPIIQFLLGEIKAEEIGRINESSTDNNFDYSFQAELTRNVVSDKGREEYIPVRLFRDNEKLMAEPILGKSSLITTLVRGDALIRIDTYEEGKNKGDKIKVELIEPEIY